TTAGAAGTGCTGGTAGAGCTTTAAATTTAACAGCAACAGATTCACACAGATTAGCATACTATTCAATTAAAACTAATCAAATGCTTGAAGATTTTGAATTTAGTGTAAATGCAAAAGATGTTAGAGATATGATACCATCTGATGCACCTGAAAAAATTACATTATTTTTCAATTCATTAAAATTTGGAATTGAATATGAAAATACTATTATTACAGCTCGTATAACTGATTTACCTTATCATGATATTGAACAATTATTTAGCGAAATTTTGTCGAACATAAAATATAAAATAACAATTAATAAATCAGAATTAAACAATCTTTTAAATAAAATTTGAATAAATACTGCTCTTGAAAAACAAAATAGAGTCCATGTTAAAATAAATAAAAATGAATTTAATATTCATTGTCAACTAGATGAATTAGGAGATTCTATGGTTAAAACCAGTAATTTTGAACTTGCTGGGAATCCTTTAATATTTGATATAAATTTTATTTATTTTAAAGATTCAATAAACATCACTGATGGAGAAATTTATATATTAATAGACGAAAAAATACAAAAGATTATAATTTTTTCAAAAAACAATCCTAATTCAAAACAAATTATTACTCCTTTAAGAAGATAAAATGGATCCTATCATTTATATAAAAGGCAAATATATTGGATTAGGAAAATTAATTAAAAAAATGGGACTTATTTCAACAGGTGGTGAGATCAAAGGTTTTTTACAATCAAACTTAGTAAAAATTAATGACAAAGTTCCACTAGGAAGAAATTCAAAAGTTTTTATAGGTGATCTTGTTTGAATTAATAATAATGTTTATTACATAAAGGAATTAAATTAAAAAATATAATTTCTTTTTTAAATTATTAATAATATTTTTATATTTTGTATTATAATTAACATACTATTTTTAAAATAGTTTGGTTTGGAGGGGTAGCGAAGCGGCCAAACGCGGGTGGCTGTAACCCACTTCCTTACGGTTCGGGGGTTCGAATCCCTCCCCCTCCACCATTATTGCCTCATAGCCAAGCGGTAAGGCAACGGGTTTTGGTCCCGTCACGCGTTAGTTCGAATCTAACTGAGGCAGCCATATGTCCTTTTTTAAAATGGGGCATTTTTTTATACACTTTTAATAGATTATATTTTTTTAACAATTAGAGCTTTATTTATTTTATATATAATAAATAGTAACAATAAGTTACTTAAGGAGTAATTATGTCTATACATATTAATGCAAAACGAAATGATATTGCTAGAATGGTTATTTTATCAGGTGATCCTTTAAGAATGAAATATATGGCTTATAAATATTTAACTGACGTTAAAGAAGTAAGCAATGTTAGAAATGAAAGTTACTATACTGGAGTTTATAAAGGAAAAAGAATAACATTTGGTAGTCATGGAATGGGTGCTCATTCAGCAGGCACTTATGCTACAGAATTAATTGTAG
The genomic region above belongs to Mycoplasma tauri and contains:
- a CDS encoding RNA-binding S4 domain-containing protein; this encodes MDPIIYIKGKYIGLGKLIKKMGLISTGGEIKGFLQSNLVKINDKVPLGRNSKVFIGDLVWINNNVYYIKELN
- a CDS encoding DNA polymerase III subunit beta — protein: MKIIINKNLLDSTLEIVSKFTDPVSSFYGMRCIKLSATKEKLVFQACNEVTSIIKTVFVDDKNIVVEEDGEIVVQGNYFKNIVKKLSGFIELSTSYNKLEIKQQDSHYTLSLNELNSFATIEQNINLKKFEINTEEFKKAIRNVSFAASTGPNLIFKCINFRSAGRALNLTATDSHRLAYYSIKTNQMLEDFEFSVNAKDVRDMIPSDAPEKITLFFNSLKFGIEYENTIITARITDLPYHDIEQLFSEILSNIKYKITINKSELNNLLNKIWINTALEKQNRVHVKINKNEFNIHCQLDELGDSMVKTSNFELAGNPLIFDINFIYFKDSINITDGEIYILIDEKIQKIIIFSKNNPNSKQIITPLRR